The following proteins are co-located in the Escherichia fergusonii ATCC 35469 genome:
- a CDS encoding YoaH family protein, with amino-acid sequence MFAGLPSLTHEQQQKAVERIQELMAQGMSSGQAIALVAEELRANHSGERIVARFEDEDE; translated from the coding sequence ATGTTTGCAGGTTTACCTTCACTCACCCATGAACAGCAGCAAAAAGCCGTCGAGCGGATCCAGGAACTGATGGCGCAAGGGATGAGCAGCGGCCAGGCAATCGCGCTGGTGGCCGAAGAGCTGCGTGCCAACCACTCTGGCGAACGAATTGTGGCGCGTTTTGAGGATGAAGACGAGTAA